CTTTGAACTTGGCTCTGGTAACCCTAGCCAAGCACTATGGCGTTCCTCATATTTTGACCCGGATGAGCGAGCCTGATTTTACCGAACCCTATCACATTGCTGGAGCCAGTCATGTGGTTAGTACGATGGAACTGGCAGTCACCGCGATGGCGAATGCAATTGAATATCCCCAGGTTGAATCAATGATGCATTTTGAGCAAGGGCAAGTGGAGGTACTAAAACTCCCAGTTCCGGGGTATTGCTACATTGTGGGTCGTACAGTGTCACAAGTGGTTAAGGATACCCGATTCCCCAAAGGCTCTTTGATTATTGGCTATCAATGCCATTCTTGTGCTGATCTGGTGATTCCGAATGGTAGTACTGTGCTACAGGAAGGTTCAACCATTTTGGTCGTTACCAAACCAGCGCTGGTGCATCAAATGATTGACTTTATGGGAATTCAAACTAATCGTCTTCTAGTCCCAGAAGTTGCTCGTTCAGGTCTTTGATGTAAGCTTGCGCTACATCCTCTGAGAGAATGCGCTTACGCAGGGCATCGTTCACTGCCCCTTTTTCTGCTAGAAGCAGTCGCCGACGGATTGCATCTAGTTTAGTACGGTCTCCACCGACTGTAGGAGATTGCTCTGGACGCTTGTTATAGAGATCGCGCAAAATCCTTTCAGAAGTTGCGACTCGCGCTTGGTAGGCAGCTCGCATTTCTTCGTAGATTGCTTTCGGTAGAACTCCCGATTTCAAGAGACTGTCTAACTCATCTTGAGCTGCCTTGGAAGCGATCAGTCGAAGTTGCAACTCGTCAATCTGCTGACGAGTATCTGAAAAGTT
This window of the Chroococcidiopsis sp. CCMEE 29 genome carries:
- a CDS encoding TrkA family potassium uptake protein is translated as MYVLIGGAGMMGLNLGQKLLEMGHTVAVVDTDPLTCRYAREKVGVMAFEGSAVSTTVLIEAGIRKADSVAATLSSDALNLALVTLAKHYGVPHILTRMSEPDFTEPYHIAGASHVVSTMELAVTAMANAIEYPQVESMMHFEQGQVEVLKLPVPGYCYIVGRTVSQVVKDTRFPKGSLIIGYQCHSCADLVIPNGSTVLQEGSTILVVTKPALVHQMIDFMGIQTNRLLVPEVARSGL